A window of Pseudoliparis swirei isolate HS2019 ecotype Mariana Trench chromosome 13, NWPU_hadal_v1, whole genome shotgun sequence genomic DNA:
ttgcagtaaatgtgccagagttagccaagaggctatttttcatctgtagtcccaatgttgctgatgttaagaacaaacctaaaaacataagattgcaaatacaatctacagataaagcaaataaaataggggagaacaatgttaaaatggacagaataaaaacataatgtcagagatacaacataaaagcttacagactaaatgtgacatacaactgcaaacaggtgaacgacaagagaagacacgcaggtggagtaaacggccgaccagcaagtcaagacatacagagaccggacaacagacagacaacaactgacagacagacaaaatgaaagtccaacctggacagatggaggagggaggagccgttacagtctagtgctgacagagctgggtagtaatgtaccatttctttgtttctgctttaaaagagttgaatgattgtagctctctgatagatactggaatgcagttccagtcaactgctgcttgtactgagaaagcagcatgactaaaagcacttttcctgagagggacgatacaatcccctcttgctgcacctcttgtgagccgatatccagttcgtgtggtgacaaattgtttgagaggaggagaggtcaatccatgtatgattttgtacatcagacagacgtgcacatatttaatcaattTAATCAATTTAATCAATTTAGCACTTGGAATATCTACAACTTAAATCATCCCTTCAAACTAAATTCAACATTAAGGCCACACATTTGGAATTACCTTCCTCAACCTCACAGTTGATTAATATcacctcctcaaataaattaatctaaaaaatatgtagcataatatcacactctgaaataataaccataccaataataaaatgggaatttgacttagcaatataaatatactataatataaaatacttcacagaattcactacactgggcacaacattttttaaatgggtTTCACTACAGACATCTGTTcacattgcatgcaaaatactcaggatagttacattcacgccacctggcactgcacaccagttcaacacttttggaaacaaataactgagtcactgtctgttttcctgggctgcctcatcccgttatccccatcactctgtttactgggagacatctcatctataaacctgagcaaaacaaactgcaaaatacttctcgtggccctaactatcgccaagaaaacaatccttgtgaactggaaatcaagtAATAACGCACATATCTCACACTGGaaaaatttaatgtcagaatatatttcaatggaacaactcacctcatctatcatttacaatacaacagaacaccacgacatctggtcatcattcactgtATTttcacaaacatgacaccactcctcttatttattagttaattcataatgcacacgcacacacatatacacatgtacacatgcatctgtctttctttcttcttctccttctaattattattattattattattattttgattttgatttgtttgttttttgtttgttttttgttgtttttttctcacaaatactctgactttatgatgttatgtccattgttttgtcgtctgcattgtttattgtcctctaggtgttatgtctatgtattgtcttttgtcttataataaaaaaaagcaaaaaaaaagtttttacaaaaagtcattaaataaaataaaaaaatgtttaaaatgtcattaaattaaaaaaaatccatcaattccattttttttagatgtcattaaattaaaacaaaaactaCATAAATTCCATTGTTAAAAAAGTCTGTCCGTTCTTGCCTTaacacagactgtgtgtgtgtgtgtgtgtgtgtgtgtgtgtgtgtgtgtgtgtgtgtgtgtgtgtgtgtgtgtgtgtgtgtgtgtgtgtgtgtgtgtgtgtgtgtgtgtgtgtgtgtgtgtgtgtgtgtgtgtgtgtgtgtgtgtgtgtgtgtgtgtgtgtgtgtgtgtgtgtgtgtgtgtgtgtgtgtgtctcagctaCATCGCTCTGATAGCCATGGCCATCCAGCAGAGTCCCGAGCAGCGGGTCACCCTGTCGGGCATCTACGAGTTCATCATGAAGCGCTTCCCGTACTACCGCTCCAACCAGAGAGCCTGGCAGAACTCCATCAGGCACAACCTGTCCCTCAACAGCTGCTTCAtcaaggtgcattgtgggtgtcCGCCACACCACAGACATTCAGAAGGGAACGTGTTACGTGTTATAGATTTAAAAGATTGCACGTGTCCTTTTTTATGAGGAAATACGTCGAGTGAGGCGGTAATAACATCATTCCTTCTCTTCGTGATGTTGTTGtgatatttgaagtattattttGTGTTTCCACGCAGGTTCCTCGCACAGAGGGCAACGAGAAAGGAAAGGGGAACTACTGGACCTTCGCCAGCGGCTGCGAGTCAATGCTCGACCTGTTTGAAAACGGCAACTTCCGGCGGCGCCGGCGCCGGAGGAACATGAAGATCGGCTTCCGGGATTCCAAAGAGGCGCCTTTCCTCCACCCGTTGGAAGGCCACGGCGATCGGCACGCGGCCGCGGCTCGCCGGCCCCAACCCGCCTCCGCCGTCTGCCCTTTGAACCCCGAGAGGCCGAGGCCCGGCCCCCGGCAGAACCACCTCGTCCCGAACCCAGCCCAGCACGGGAAACCAGAGTCGGAGATCAAATTCAGCATTGACTACATCCTCTCCACTCCGGATCCGCCCCCGTCCGGGTACCGATCCGCCCAGGGCCCCGTTCACATCGGGCCCGCGGGGCCTCCCGTGCACGTCCTGGAGCCCCAACACCTGAACCTGCACTTCTGGACtctgtgagagaggagaggagagagaccggactttcatcttttcttttgtatCGTCTGTGTCCAGAACTGGGAAGTACTGTGAGGAGCCCACAGAGGGGATTGTGGGTAACGTGAAACATGTATATGAGGTGCAGAGTATAGAGGTACAGTATCGTGGAGGCGCACGTCAAGAACTCATCAGAGACATCAAGTGACCGGTACAGTCGTCATGTTGTTATTGTCCTGTAGACATAGACTAGCTTACAGTCCTCTGTATGTACACAGGAGTGAAAATAAGTAAATATCACGTTAGTCAAAACAAACTCCATCTTCTGATCTAAAATGTGAGATTATTTTCTTCATTAAAGAAGAGTTTATTCATAATCTTATGGTTGGACATGTCATTCTTTTGGCCGGTCAAACAAACATATCATGTACGGAGATTTAATTATCATTAATGGAACATTtagttatttttgtgtgtgtgaatgtgacaaATGAGTTAAAACGTCCCCTCCAGACGCGTCTAAGACACACGGTAGCTGTATGAAGACTATTTTTGACTGAtagagataaaaataaaaaaaagatattcattcccttatttgtaaaaatgtcatcacattttaaaaaatacataaattccattgttaaaaatgtcattaaattaaaaaaatacatctattcctaaaaatgtcatgaaattaaaaaaaactccatTAATTCCATTGTTAATaatgtcattaaataaataaaaaaatacataaattccATTGTTAATGATGTCAAAAACCTTTTATAAATAACAAGATTAATGGTGGCTGAATTTTATTACGCGGTTTCAGATTCAGAGTCCTGTGCGTACAAATAatgcacattattattattatgaatagaaGCTAcgactcccacaatgcaacacagaGGAACATCTCATTGTGGTGATACCAGACTAGAAACCCTCAGGAAACAagttatttaaatgttgttaaacGTGTATTGCCGTCTATACATTAAGTTTAATTGCACGTACATATATTGCACCATttcaatttttttcaatttgattTCTGTATTAAAACCGCATATTATAATAATCGTTAATACTTAACACATTAGCATGGACCGGCTG
This region includes:
- the foxl3 gene encoding forkhead box L3, encoding MRRAAWTPQPGPPSAAMFDNSNYPFNCFNYDGDGYPSSSTDEEKKMCRPAYSYIALIAMAIQQSPEQRVTLSGIYEFIMKRFPYYRSNQRAWQNSIRHNLSLNSCFIKVPRTEGNEKGKGNYWTFASGCESMLDLFENGNFRRRRRRRNMKIGFRDSKEAPFLHPLEGHGDRHAAAARRPQPASAVCPLNPERPRPGPRQNHLVPNPAQHGKPESEIKFSIDYILSTPDPPPSGYRSAQGPVHIGPAGPPVHVLEPQHLNLHFWTL